From Diaminobutyricibacter sp. McL0608, one genomic window encodes:
- a CDS encoding APC family permease gives MSQPQGHLEKRLGLPSVVAFGLAYMAPSLVMVIFGVISVASAGTAPTAFLIATLAMLLTALSYAKLSKHYPVSGSAYFYARRLLNSPIGFLVGWSILLDYLFLPMVAWLVQSVYLNAQFPEIPVWAWMLINAGLTTAINIIGLVLSNRVNMVLTAFSVFLVLLFVAYCLVFLVHHPAHDYVTPVWNNQTSVGGVTAAAAIAAYSYLGFDAVTTLSEETKSASKTIPRAVILVIVIGGLLFVSVAYVMQLVHPGFDFGGSGNEQVGGYILSIQVGGQTFADWTNLAAVIAGFASGLAVQLSSSRLLYFMGRDGVLSKRLFGWVSPLTKTPIWAIAFTG, from the coding sequence GTGAGTCAGCCACAGGGCCACCTCGAGAAGCGACTGGGGCTGCCTTCCGTTGTCGCGTTCGGCCTGGCCTATATGGCGCCCAGCCTGGTGATGGTGATCTTCGGTGTCATCTCCGTCGCCAGCGCCGGAACCGCCCCGACCGCTTTTCTCATCGCCACTTTGGCCATGCTCTTGACTGCGCTGAGCTATGCCAAGCTGTCCAAGCACTACCCGGTGTCCGGTTCGGCGTATTTCTACGCCCGGCGGCTCCTGAACTCTCCGATCGGGTTCCTGGTCGGCTGGAGCATCCTGCTGGACTACCTTTTCCTGCCGATGGTCGCTTGGCTGGTGCAGTCCGTTTACCTCAATGCCCAGTTCCCGGAAATCCCGGTATGGGCCTGGATGCTGATCAATGCCGGGCTCACCACGGCGATCAACATCATCGGCCTCGTACTCAGCAACCGCGTCAACATGGTCCTGACTGCATTCTCCGTCTTCCTGGTGCTCCTATTCGTGGCGTACTGCCTGGTCTTTCTGGTGCACCATCCCGCACACGACTACGTCACCCCGGTATGGAACAATCAGACCAGCGTCGGCGGAGTCACCGCGGCTGCCGCGATCGCCGCATACTCCTACCTTGGCTTCGACGCGGTTACAACTTTGTCGGAAGAGACCAAGAGCGCCTCCAAGACGATCCCGCGAGCGGTCATCCTGGTGATCGTGATCGGGGGTCTATTGTTCGTCAGCGTCGCCTACGTCATGCAGCTGGTCCACCCCGGGTTCGACTTCGGCGGCTCGGGCAATGAGCAAGTAGGCGGCTACATCCTCTCCATCCAGGTCGGTGGGCAGACATTCGCCGACTGGACGAACCTGGCCGCGGTCATCGCCGGGTTCGCGTCGGGGCTCGCGGTGCAGCTGAGCTCCAGCAGGTTGCTTTACTTCATGGGACGCGACGGAGTGCTCTCCAAGCGACTGTTCGGGTGGGTCAGCCCCCTCACCAAGACACCGATCTGGGCGATCGCATTCACTGGGTGA
- a CDS encoding LysR family transcriptional regulator: MDLRLLRYFVSVCEHGTVHGAADALRVAQPSLSRQIRGLERDLGFTLFERVPRGVILTAAGQAFLPIARDLLTHAARASSTAKAIAAGSGAGLIVASATTTVTDIIAPFIVSVGAQGPIQNVVESLPQDVYDVLARGDADFAVGTRVPPAEFRSEVVGYAYLWAQVHPEHPFARLPSVPLELLVQEPLIVMSSAHGVRQMFDNAVTTAGLSYTPAIETTSLSLALALAAAGRGVCILSDDSRYGLHTAPIRTADGDLAITLYGVWDDKHYAGTRIQRCLSDLGGFVAELYPQSRR, encoded by the coding sequence ATGGACCTGCGCCTGCTGCGCTATTTCGTCTCGGTGTGCGAGCACGGCACCGTCCATGGCGCTGCCGATGCCCTGCGTGTTGCGCAGCCCTCGCTGAGCCGGCAGATCCGTGGCCTGGAGCGCGACCTCGGCTTCACTCTGTTCGAGCGGGTGCCGCGAGGGGTAATCCTGACGGCGGCCGGCCAGGCGTTCCTTCCCATCGCGCGAGATCTGCTGACGCATGCCGCACGCGCTTCCTCCACGGCGAAGGCCATCGCGGCCGGAAGCGGCGCCGGCCTCATCGTGGCCTCCGCCACGACTACGGTGACTGACATCATCGCGCCGTTCATCGTTTCCGTGGGTGCGCAGGGCCCTATCCAGAATGTCGTGGAGTCGCTTCCGCAAGATGTGTATGACGTGCTCGCCCGGGGCGACGCGGATTTCGCGGTCGGCACCCGGGTGCCGCCCGCGGAGTTCCGCTCGGAGGTCGTCGGGTACGCCTACCTCTGGGCCCAAGTGCACCCGGAACATCCATTCGCACGGCTGCCCAGCGTGCCGCTCGAGCTGCTCGTCCAGGAGCCGCTCATCGTGATGAGCAGCGCGCACGGCGTGCGCCAGATGTTCGACAACGCCGTCACGACCGCCGGCCTGTCGTACACGCCCGCGATCGAGACGACGTCACTCTCCCTCGCGCTCGCACTCGCCGCGGCGGGCCGCGGCGTCTGCATCCTCTCGGACGATTCCCGTTACGGGTTGCACACTGCCCCGATCCGAACTGCCGACGGCGACCTCGCCATCACGCTCTACGGTGTCTGGGACGACAAGCACTACGCCGGCACCCGCATCCAGCGCTGCCTCTCCGACCTCGGCGGGTTCGTCGCCGAACTCTATCCACAGAGCCGGCGCTGA
- a CDS encoding ABC transporter substrate-binding protein, whose protein sequence is MDVTRIKPSRIVALGIAAALGLVALSGCSPASTGTSMDGGVLTVAASAAVTTWDPVASFSTEALYMGNIYEPLLWKNPEGSAQEFTPAIAEKWETSADGLTWTFHIRKGITFHDGEKVDAAAVVGSIEAARKRAGAAFIWAPLNTVEATDASTVVMKLKYSAPMDLVAASTYGAWIVAPKALAASASDPKYFEKGIEAGTGPFTLKDYEPGKKVVLQAYDKYWNTKNAPHYKIVDISITPDAVTAQQMLTAKEVDFATTIPLDNVNSVAKQMGGVVRAANSPFNYLAYFNTTRAPLNDPKVRQALSYAVPYKDLIDVGVEGYGTQSHGPVPKGIFPYSEKVPQYKQDLEKAKALLAESGHANGLTLNLTYASENPAETRFVPLIKDAFAKIGVTLNVTAELFNQQWEKAKADPANAQDIFVVYYWPTYSDAGSDNLNSLFHSSEKPFFNLSYWKNAEYDALIDKAGTLTGSDRAAAQATYEKAMDLLVDQAPGLFLFDAQAVSVVPKDLKVQKFNENYPFTTFFAPIAPAA, encoded by the coding sequence ATGGACGTCACCCGAATCAAACCCAGCCGAATCGTCGCCCTAGGCATCGCGGCCGCGCTCGGCCTTGTAGCGCTGTCCGGCTGCTCCCCCGCATCGACCGGTACCAGCATGGACGGCGGCGTGCTCACCGTCGCCGCTTCCGCTGCCGTGACCACGTGGGACCCTGTCGCATCATTCTCGACGGAGGCCCTCTACATGGGCAACATCTACGAGCCGCTGCTCTGGAAGAACCCGGAGGGCTCCGCTCAAGAGTTCACTCCCGCGATCGCCGAGAAATGGGAGACCAGCGCAGACGGTCTCACCTGGACCTTCCACATTAGGAAGGGGATCACGTTCCATGACGGCGAGAAAGTCGACGCCGCCGCGGTCGTCGGCAGCATCGAGGCCGCCCGCAAGCGAGCCGGCGCGGCATTCATCTGGGCCCCGCTGAACACGGTGGAGGCCACCGACGCCTCGACGGTGGTGATGAAGCTGAAGTACTCGGCACCCATGGACCTCGTGGCCGCCTCCACGTACGGCGCCTGGATCGTTGCGCCCAAAGCCCTCGCGGCGTCCGCCTCCGACCCAAAGTATTTCGAGAAGGGAATAGAGGCCGGCACAGGTCCGTTCACGCTCAAGGACTATGAACCTGGCAAGAAGGTTGTCCTCCAGGCGTACGACAAGTACTGGAACACGAAGAACGCCCCGCATTACAAGATCGTCGACATCTCGATCACACCCGACGCGGTGACCGCGCAGCAGATGCTCACCGCTAAGGAGGTCGACTTCGCCACCACCATCCCACTGGACAACGTCAACTCCGTGGCGAAGCAGATGGGCGGAGTCGTACGCGCGGCGAACTCGCCGTTCAACTACTTGGCCTACTTCAACACGACCAGGGCTCCGCTGAACGACCCGAAGGTGCGGCAGGCGCTCAGCTACGCGGTGCCGTATAAGGACCTCATCGACGTCGGCGTAGAGGGCTACGGCACACAGTCGCACGGACCGGTGCCAAAGGGCATCTTCCCGTACAGCGAAAAAGTCCCGCAGTACAAGCAGGACCTGGAGAAGGCGAAGGCTCTGCTTGCCGAGTCCGGGCACGCCAACGGGTTGACCCTGAACCTTACCTACGCGTCGGAGAACCCCGCCGAGACCCGGTTCGTTCCGCTCATCAAGGACGCGTTCGCCAAAATCGGCGTCACCCTGAACGTCACCGCCGAGTTGTTCAATCAGCAGTGGGAGAAGGCCAAGGCGGACCCGGCGAACGCGCAGGACATCTTCGTGGTCTACTACTGGCCGACGTACAGCGACGCCGGGTCCGACAACCTGAACTCACTGTTCCACTCGTCGGAGAAGCCGTTCTTCAACCTCAGCTACTGGAAGAACGCCGAGTACGACGCGCTGATCGACAAGGCCGGCACCCTCACCGGAAGCGACAGGGCTGCGGCCCAGGCAACCTACGAGAAGGCAATGGACCTGCTTGTCGACCAGGCGCCCGGTTTGTTCCTGTTCGACGCCCAGGCGGTCTCGGTTGTGCCGAAGGATCTGAAGGTCCAGAAGTTCAACGAGAACTACCCTTTCACGACCTTCTTCGCGCCGATCGCGCCAGCCGCCTGA
- a CDS encoding ABC transporter permease has product MTRLIARRVGSALLVLLVITLVVFILSRVIPSDPAVVYAGPKAPPEELARIRTRLGFDRPLPIQYLDYLWGLVTGNWGDSLSTKRPVLLELGTRLPATLELLFAAMLFATVVGIVLGVIASKRPGGIADGAIRILSIGGVSMPAFWLGLLLQVVFVGNLHILPATGAFSEVTEYVHPIANITGFPLFDSLITGNLAAWGDGMTHLILPALTLAAYPLGLIARMTRASMLEVLSQDYVFTANAYGVRSFLVRWRLALKNALPPSMTIIGLAAAYALTGTFFVEVVFNWPGIGQFASTAMLSVDYPSIMAITLLGAFGYLVANLAVDLVQARLDPRVRAS; this is encoded by the coding sequence ATGACAAGGCTTATCGCCCGCCGGGTCGGATCTGCGCTGCTCGTGCTCCTCGTGATCACTCTGGTGGTCTTCATCTTGTCCCGCGTCATCCCGTCCGATCCCGCCGTCGTCTACGCCGGCCCGAAGGCTCCGCCCGAGGAGCTCGCTCGCATTCGCACCCGCCTCGGCTTCGACCGCCCGCTGCCGATCCAGTACCTGGACTACCTGTGGGGTCTCGTCACCGGGAATTGGGGCGACTCGCTCTCGACGAAGCGCCCGGTGCTCCTGGAGCTCGGGACGCGGCTGCCGGCCACCCTCGAGCTGCTCTTCGCGGCCATGCTCTTCGCGACCGTCGTCGGGATCGTGCTCGGCGTGATCGCCTCGAAGCGCCCCGGGGGCATCGCCGACGGCGCCATCCGCATCCTCTCGATCGGAGGTGTCTCGATGCCGGCCTTCTGGCTCGGACTGCTGCTCCAGGTCGTCTTCGTGGGCAACCTGCACATCCTGCCGGCGACCGGCGCGTTCTCCGAGGTGACAGAGTACGTGCACCCCATCGCGAACATCACCGGGTTCCCACTCTTCGACAGCCTCATCACAGGAAACCTCGCGGCCTGGGGCGATGGGATGACGCACCTCATTTTGCCGGCGCTCACCCTTGCCGCCTACCCGCTCGGGCTCATCGCGAGGATGACCCGCGCGTCGATGCTCGAGGTGCTCAGCCAGGACTACGTGTTCACCGCCAACGCCTACGGCGTGCGCTCGTTCCTGGTGCGCTGGCGGCTCGCCCTGAAGAACGCACTGCCGCCGTCGATGACGATCATCGGACTTGCTGCGGCCTACGCGCTGACCGGTACGTTCTTCGTCGAGGTGGTCTTCAACTGGCCCGGCATCGGGCAGTTCGCCAGCACCGCGATGCTGTCGGTCGACTACCCATCGATCATGGCGATCACGCTGCTCGGCGCGTTCGGCTACCTGGTCGCCAACCTCGCCGTGGATCTCGTGCAGGCCCGGCTCGACCCGAGGGTGAGGGCGTCATGA
- a CDS encoding ABC transporter permease, with amino-acid sequence MTATTTALRAPVFSKRDTGLSRLIRVLRTDWLAAAGLAIVVLVIVLAVFGQWIAPFPAQGLGETSVATRNLAPSVAHILGTDQLGRDVLSRIIMGARPALVISLVVVFLAAVIGIPLGAIAGYRGGWLDDVLMRVTEVFQAFPPLLLAMVAVAILGPSLFNAGIALAIAWWPWYARLVRAEARSLRDRPFVEAARAIGVPTWRIVSVHILRNCMTPVLVQATVDIGAVVLAAGSLAFLGLGAQPPSPDWGLMVAEGRGQIFTAWWISTFPGLAIFATVLGFNLIGDALRDLFDPRQVKR; translated from the coding sequence ATGACCGCGACCACTACCGCGCTCCGCGCGCCCGTCTTCTCCAAACGCGACACCGGGCTGAGCCGCTTGATCCGGGTGCTCCGCACCGACTGGCTAGCTGCGGCCGGCCTCGCCATCGTGGTGCTCGTGATCGTGCTGGCCGTGTTCGGCCAGTGGATCGCACCCTTTCCGGCGCAGGGCTTGGGCGAGACGAGCGTCGCCACCCGCAACCTCGCGCCGAGCGTCGCCCACATCCTCGGCACAGATCAGCTCGGCCGTGATGTGCTGAGCCGGATCATCATGGGCGCGCGCCCCGCGCTCGTCATCTCACTCGTCGTCGTGTTCCTCGCGGCGGTGATCGGCATCCCTCTCGGCGCGATCGCCGGCTACCGCGGAGGTTGGCTCGACGACGTGTTGATGCGCGTCACCGAGGTATTCCAGGCGTTTCCGCCGCTGCTGCTGGCGATGGTGGCCGTCGCGATCCTCGGCCCGAGCCTGTTCAACGCCGGCATCGCGCTCGCCATCGCGTGGTGGCCGTGGTACGCCCGGCTGGTGCGGGCGGAAGCGCGCTCTCTCCGCGATCGGCCGTTCGTGGAGGCGGCGCGGGCGATCGGTGTCCCGACCTGGCGCATCGTCAGCGTCCACATCCTGCGTAACTGTATGACACCGGTGCTGGTCCAGGCTACGGTCGACATCGGCGCCGTGGTGCTCGCCGCTGGGTCGCTGGCCTTTCTCGGCCTCGGCGCGCAACCGCCTTCTCCCGACTGGGGGCTCATGGTGGCCGAGGGGCGCGGGCAGATCTTCACGGCCTGGTGGATCTCAACCTTCCCCGGGCTCGCGATCTTTGCTACGGTCCTGGGTTTCAATCTCATCGGCGATGCGCTGCGCGACTTGTTCGACCCTCGGCAGGTGAAGCGATGA
- a CDS encoding ABC transporter ATP-binding protein, whose translation MTELLLVEDLEIAFAERGRLTNRPVRGVTFSIAAGEILGVVGETGCGKSLTGLAVLGMLPEGARPSGRIVLDGTEQDFSAPSAARGDVVSIVFQNPGTAFNPVFTLGDQLRGVLRRHRAISRVQAKERILDYLGLVGLPDPARVYDSHPHELSGGMLQRVMIAMALLCEPRLLILDEPTTALDVTIARQILQLVLSLRERFGFGVLLITHNLGVVQEICDSVAVLYAGRVIEQGPAAEVLRNPAHPYTRGLIGALPSRRQPGQMLDAIAGSVPANLLGIAGCAFADRCPAVQERCRRTDPILEPVAPMHEAACLRAGEL comes from the coding sequence ATGACCGAACTGCTTCTCGTTGAGGACCTGGAGATCGCGTTCGCCGAACGCGGCCGGCTCACGAACCGCCCCGTCCGCGGCGTCACATTCTCGATCGCAGCGGGGGAAATCCTCGGCGTCGTGGGGGAGACTGGCTGCGGCAAAAGTCTGACCGGACTCGCCGTGCTCGGCATGCTGCCCGAAGGCGCGCGCCCGTCCGGGCGGATCGTGCTCGACGGCACCGAGCAGGACTTCTCCGCCCCGTCGGCGGCGCGCGGCGATGTCGTGTCGATCGTGTTCCAGAACCCGGGCACGGCCTTCAACCCCGTCTTCACCCTCGGCGACCAGCTGCGCGGGGTTCTCCGCCGGCACCGTGCGATCAGCCGGGTGCAAGCCAAGGAGCGGATCCTCGACTACCTCGGTCTGGTCGGGCTGCCCGACCCCGCCCGCGTGTACGACAGCCACCCGCACGAGCTCTCCGGCGGAATGCTGCAGCGCGTGATGATCGCGATGGCGCTGCTGTGTGAACCGCGGCTGCTCATCCTCGACGAGCCGACGACAGCACTGGATGTGACGATCGCGCGGCAGATCCTGCAGCTCGTGCTGTCACTGCGTGAACGCTTCGGGTTCGGCGTGCTGCTGATCACCCACAACCTCGGCGTGGTGCAGGAGATCTGCGATTCCGTCGCAGTCTTGTACGCCGGCCGCGTAATCGAGCAGGGTCCGGCGGCAGAGGTGCTTCGCAACCCCGCGCATCCATACACCCGCGGTCTGATCGGGGCGCTGCCTTCGCGGCGCCAGCCCGGCCAGATGCTCGACGCGATCGCCGGATCGGTGCCGGCGAACCTGTTGGGCATCGCGGGCTGCGCCTTCGCCGATCGGTGCCCGGCGGTGCAGGAACGCTGCCGCCGGACCGATCCGATCCTGGAGCCCGTCGCCCCGATGCATGAGGCGGCATGCCTGAGAGCAGGAGAACTATGA
- a CDS encoding ABC transporter ATP-binding protein — MNPTTDVDALVVENIVKVYRTRGSETRAVDGVSFRIRTGTTFGLVGESGSGKSTIARCALNLIEPTSGRSVISGQDPATVRGRALRRLRSQTGMVFQNPIMALDPRMRIRDIVAEPLRTHSRLSRGEIRRKVDELLDEVGLAAVHGDRLPHQLSGGQCQRVGVARAIATGPRLVVLDEPTSALDVSVQAQVLNLLQRLKRERDLSYLLISHDLDVVQYMSDDVGVMCSGALVETGRAEDVLTSPSHDYTRRLLAAMPAAPGVGAPDRGAPPRGPGTVEPGAVPDRGAPSLGPGTAEPAAVRSEMSVLL, encoded by the coding sequence ATGAATCCCACCACGGACGTCGACGCGCTCGTCGTCGAGAATATCGTCAAGGTCTACCGCACGCGCGGGTCGGAAACCCGCGCTGTGGACGGCGTGAGCTTCCGAATCCGCACCGGGACCACGTTCGGTCTCGTCGGCGAGTCTGGCTCGGGCAAGAGCACGATTGCCCGCTGTGCCCTGAACCTCATCGAGCCGACCTCGGGGCGCTCCGTGATCTCCGGGCAAGACCCCGCGACGGTGCGGGGACGCGCGTTGCGGCGGCTCCGCTCGCAGACCGGGATGGTTTTCCAGAACCCCATCATGGCGCTCGATCCGCGCATGCGAATTCGCGACATCGTGGCCGAGCCCCTGCGCACGCACAGCCGGCTGAGCCGTGGCGAGATCCGACGGAAGGTCGACGAGCTGCTCGACGAGGTGGGGCTCGCAGCCGTGCACGGTGATCGGTTGCCGCATCAGCTCTCCGGCGGCCAGTGCCAACGCGTCGGCGTGGCGCGGGCGATTGCAACCGGCCCCCGCCTGGTGGTGCTCGACGAGCCGACCAGCGCGCTCGACGTGTCGGTGCAGGCGCAGGTGTTGAACCTGCTGCAGCGGCTCAAGCGCGAACGGGACCTGAGCTACTTGCTCATCTCCCACGACCTGGACGTCGTGCAGTATATGAGCGACGACGTCGGCGTGATGTGCAGTGGCGCTCTCGTCGAGACGGGCCGTGCAGAAGACGTACTGACGTCGCCGTCCCACGATTACACCCGCCGCCTGCTGGCGGCCATGCCTGCGGCTCCCGGGGTTGGAGCGCCGGACAGAGGTGCCCCGCCTCGGGGTCCGGGCACCGTGGAGCCAGGCGCCGTGCCGGACAGGGGCGCCCCGTCTCTCGGTCCGGGCACCGCGGAACCGGCCGCCGTCCGAAGCGAGATGAGTGTGCTGCTATGA
- a CDS encoding serine hydrolase domain-containing protein has protein sequence MSDFVPTAPIAHRPRAVSGVDRLAALDGVPDLRALLEDSYTDAFLVQRDGRTVAEYYRPGFAPDDRHLLMSVSKSLCGILVGTLVDDGLIDVAQPMAVYVPELNGSAYGDASVQQVLDMTVAVDYDEDYRNPQSHVQAQDRIAGWRRRRDTDPADTYEFLRGLQASGPHGQRFQYCSADTDALAWLVEAVTGERYADVLAARVWERLGCAQEATITVDAAGFAFANGGISCAAPDLARVGQLMLGGGEIDGRRIVSERWVRQTMAGGDTNAARGLLIQREYPRVSYRNQWWSTGNDRGNVYAVGIHGQYIWLDPLSGTVIVKFSSAPDPVSAAGNQIHARLFREVCGVLER, from the coding sequence GTGAGCGACTTCGTGCCCACCGCCCCCATCGCGCACCGCCCCAGGGCGGTCTCCGGCGTGGACAGGCTGGCCGCCCTGGACGGCGTTCCCGATCTCCGTGCGCTGCTCGAGGATTCCTATACAGACGCCTTCTTGGTACAGCGCGACGGCAGGACGGTCGCCGAGTATTACCGTCCCGGCTTCGCGCCCGACGACCGGCACCTGCTCATGAGCGTTTCGAAGTCTTTATGTGGAATCCTCGTCGGAACGCTCGTGGACGACGGCCTTATCGACGTCGCGCAACCTATGGCGGTGTATGTGCCGGAGCTCAACGGCTCCGCATACGGCGACGCGAGCGTGCAGCAGGTGCTCGACATGACCGTCGCCGTCGACTATGACGAGGACTACCGTAACCCCCAGTCGCATGTGCAGGCGCAGGACCGGATCGCCGGATGGCGTCGACGGCGCGACACTGATCCCGCCGACACGTACGAGTTTCTCCGCGGGCTGCAAGCGAGCGGCCCGCACGGCCAGCGCTTCCAATACTGTTCGGCCGACACCGATGCCCTGGCCTGGCTGGTCGAGGCGGTCACCGGCGAACGCTACGCCGACGTGCTCGCTGCCCGCGTCTGGGAGCGGTTGGGCTGCGCGCAGGAAGCCACGATCACAGTAGATGCGGCGGGCTTCGCCTTCGCCAACGGCGGCATCTCGTGCGCGGCGCCCGACCTTGCCCGGGTGGGCCAGTTGATGCTTGGCGGCGGCGAGATCGACGGCAGGCGCATCGTGTCTGAGCGGTGGGTGCGGCAGACCATGGCCGGCGGAGACACCAACGCCGCGCGGGGCCTGCTGATCCAGCGCGAGTACCCGCGAGTGTCCTATCGCAATCAATGGTGGTCGACAGGCAATGACCGCGGGAACGTCTATGCGGTCGGGATCCACGGCCAGTACATCTGGCTGGATCCGCTGAGCGGAACCGTGATCGTGAAGTTCTCCTCGGCGCCGGATCCGGTCTCGGCGGCCGGCAACCAGATCCATGCCCGCTTGTTTCGTGAGGTGTGCGGCGTGCTGGAGCGCTGA
- a CDS encoding LacI family DNA-binding transcriptional regulator, giving the protein MSESEAVTPVRAGVRKPPATIYDIAKATGVSPSTVSRALTKPGRLKEATERRIRDVADQLGYRINPMARALPTGKTGTLAVLVSDITNPVYFDVVRGAERVATANGLTLVFAESQESPELELATAQRLQTSVDGLFLVASRLTDDQITELASIKPLIVANRLVPGVTAVVPDPRPGIAAALDQLHDFGHHRIAYLSGPDTSWMNGIRWRTLFAYAVERGMSIVEIASTTPTREGGAEALPRVLAADVSAVIAYNDLVALGLLRAARDQGVNVPDQLSIIGFDDIFGADLPTPALSTIKSPLRELGEAAVHRLLVEIDDRDEEHAPSLPTRFISRESVSDKR; this is encoded by the coding sequence GTGAGCGAATCAGAGGCAGTGACGCCGGTCCGCGCAGGCGTTCGCAAGCCGCCGGCAACCATCTACGACATCGCCAAGGCCACCGGCGTGAGCCCGTCGACCGTTTCGCGAGCCCTGACCAAGCCGGGTCGCCTTAAGGAGGCCACCGAGCGCAGGATCCGCGACGTCGCCGATCAGCTCGGCTATCGCATCAACCCGATGGCGCGAGCCCTGCCGACCGGCAAGACCGGCACCCTCGCGGTGCTGGTGTCGGATATCACCAACCCCGTGTACTTCGACGTCGTCCGCGGTGCCGAACGGGTAGCCACCGCGAACGGCCTCACACTGGTGTTCGCCGAGTCCCAAGAGTCGCCAGAGCTCGAACTCGCGACGGCCCAGCGACTGCAGACCTCCGTCGACGGGCTGTTCCTCGTCGCCTCGCGCCTCACGGACGACCAGATCACCGAACTGGCCTCCATCAAGCCACTCATCGTGGCCAATCGACTGGTGCCGGGCGTAACCGCGGTGGTCCCGGATCCGCGTCCAGGCATCGCCGCTGCTCTCGACCAGCTCCACGACTTCGGGCACCATCGCATTGCGTACCTTTCGGGACCCGACACGTCCTGGATGAATGGCATACGGTGGCGCACCCTCTTCGCGTATGCCGTCGAGCGCGGCATGTCGATCGTGGAGATCGCCTCGACCACCCCCACACGTGAGGGAGGCGCGGAGGCCCTGCCGCGCGTACTCGCCGCTGATGTGAGTGCCGTAATCGCGTACAACGATCTCGTCGCGCTGGGCCTGCTGCGGGCGGCACGCGACCAGGGCGTCAATGTGCCGGATCAGCTCAGCATCATCGGCTTCGACGACATTTTCGGAGCAGACCTCCCAACCCCCGCCCTGAGCACGATCAAGAGTCCTCTGCGAGAACTCGGCGAAGCGGCCGTGCACCGGCTTCTCGTGGAGATAGATGACCGCGACGAGGAGCATGCTCCGTCACTGCCAACCCGTTTCATCAGTCGCGAATCCGTGTCAGACAAACGTTAG